The Ochotona princeps isolate mOchPri1 chromosome 1, mOchPri1.hap1, whole genome shotgun sequence genome has a segment encoding these proteins:
- the DYNLT2 gene encoding dynein light chain Tctex-type protein 2: MTRARLSREAALAAGGGGRVGMERRERGGKAAPVLASQASPGPARRERRPSMFEKEAYAQILKERLRESFHDVQYVEPPFDDSIADIGKEWKTALAKLRFANSYRMEPLKKFQAHLVETKVQQILKESLKDVKYDDKVFSHLSLELADRILLAVKEFGFHRYKFIIKVLFIQKTGQAINVASRWMWDVAWDSWVEAKLETESYVALALVFALYCE; this comes from the exons ATGACGCGGGCCCGGCTCTCGCGAGAGGCGGCGttggcggcgggcggcggcgggcgTGTCGGCATGGAGAGGCGGGAGCGCGGCGGGAAGGCGGCGCCGGTCCTGGCCTCTCAGGCGTCGCCCGGGCCGGCCCGGAGGGAGAGGCGGCCCAGCATGTTCGAGAAGGAAGCA TATGCACAGATATtgaaggaaagactgagagaatCTTTCCATGATGTTCAGTATGTGGAACCTCCATTTGATGACTCAATTGCTGATATAGGTAAAGAATGGAAAACGGCCCTGGCAAAACTGAGGTTTGCTAATTCATACAGAATGGAACCATTGAAGAAATTCCAAGCTCATTTAGTAGAAACCAAAGTCCAGCAGATATTAAAG gaaagtcTTAAAGACGTCAAATACGATGATAAAGTCTTCTCCCATTTGTCTCTTGAATTGGCAGACCGCATATTGTTAGCAGTCAAAGAATTCGGGTTCCATCGTTACAAGTTCATTATAAAAGTATTGTTTATTCAGAAGACTGGTCAAGCAATAAAT GTTGCCAGCAGATGGATGTGGGATGTTGCATGGGACAGCTGGGTTGAAGCTAAACTTGAAACTGAATCGTACGTGGCACTGGCTTTGGTATTTGCTCTTTATTGTGAATAG